The genomic DNA TCCTGTCTGGCAGCTCCACCAGTGGGACCGAGCATGGCATGAGCCATCAGATCGCGCAAGTCTCCACAATGGAAACACTTGGAACACATGGCGCAAAATGCTCTTGCGCCCGCTGCTCCCCTTTGTCGGATGAGACTTTCTGCGCGGATGGTTCACTGCGCGTGATGCGAGCCGTCGCCGGACGCCCGTCCGAACACAGCCGCCACGAACCCCCACGCCCCGAAGATCGCGATGGCACCGATCGGCACGAGCGGCTGCCACGCATGCCACGCGCCGAAGTCGGTCAGAACCGGTGTCTGCCTCGCGACATTCTCTGTGACGATGAACGCGATCGCCGCCAGCACGCCGACTCGGATGTAGAGCAGCGTGAGCGTGAGACACGCGACAAAGCTCGCGCCCATCGCCACCACCATCCGTCCCGCGCTGCTCATGCCCGCGTTCGATCCCGTGCCGTACACGCGGCTCTCGTCGAACAGCACCAGCACCATCGTCATCAGGAGCACCACGATCCACTCTCGCCTCGTGATCCGCCGGATCCCCACTAAGACGAGCACGAAGAGAAGCCCCATCATCGCCTGCACCGAGACCGCAACCGCGACTCCGCCCACGTAGACCCAGGGGCGCATCGCCGAGAATCCGAGCGTGCCCTTCGCCGCGGCATCGCTCCCGAGAGGCAGCAGATAGCCGAGCCGGTAGAGCGCAGCGCCCACCACGCCGAGCGTCACACCCATGAGCACGCTCCGACCCACCAGCGGGTCCATGATTCGTCCGCTGAGAAGCCGCGTCCATGCGATCAGTGCCGTCGGCCAACGCCGACGCACGACCGGCTCGATCGCGAGATACGCAGACCACGAACCGACCGCGACCAGCACCGACCAGGCGAACACGTCGAGCACATCAAACCGCGTCCGCGGCACCAGCTCCTCGGCCATAAACCATCGGGCCAGCAGCATCGACACCCCTCCGAACCACGCGAAGCGGAGCGCGCCGCGCGTGTCCGCACGCCCCGAACGCAGGTTCCGGCGCGCGATGTAAGCCCCGGTCGCGATCAGCGCGAGCACGATCGTGAACAAGGACTGGCCGAGAATCGCCCCTAATACCCGCACGCCCCGCGCCGAGGCGGTCGCAACGGCATCGCCCGCCTCTTCTCTTGCAAGCCGGGTCTCCTCGTTCGTGACGAACCACTCCAACTCCCACGGCGAGAGCGACATCAGGTACACAAGCCGCCCGTCCGCGACGCCCGCCTCGACCCGCACCGCGATCTCGGGGCGATCCGGCCAGACCCCTTCCCACGCCAGGTGCCTGTCGGCACGCAACCCGGATCGCATGATCGGTCCAGTCTCCCTCATCGACGCCGGCTCCAGCCCGCACGCTCTCAACAGGTCCTCGTCCTTCCACGCCTGCGAACGAGGAGGCCCGATCGCGATCTCGGGCGGCACCGTGAACAGCCGCCTCACGCGCCCCTGCAGATCCAGCGAGACGTACACCTCGCCGGGTATGCCCCGCGCCGGTTGGTTCGAGGTCACCAACCCGCGATAGAACCCGCTCGATGCGGGCTCGGGCCACGGCGAAGGCGTCGCGCGATACCAGAAGAACACGAAAGGGGGCGTCGACTCGCGAAGCACGCGCTCGGAGATCGTCTCATCACCCCGTTCCAGAGCCCACCTCAGTTGCGCATTCGTGTCGTACCCGCTCGCAACCTGCGACCACGTCCGCTCGAGCCCGAACGCGCGGATCACCTCCGTCGCCTTATATCTCATCACCACCGGCGGCGTCGAGAGATCCTGACGCGATGCCACCGAGTATCTCGCAGAGAACATCGCAACAGCCAGCGGCAGCGCGAGCACCACCACGAGCATCAGCATGGCGAGAGCCGGGCGCATCCGACCTATCCCGCCCGCGCCCGCGACCATGTCAGGAGACGGAGTCTCTCCCGCAGCGAGCGCCGCCGCCAGCGGATCGCCACCCGGCAAGGCGGACGCAACCGCCAGCGCGGTCGCGGGCCGTCGCGCAGGGTCAGGATCAAGACAGCGTGCCACGACTCGCGCCACGATCGGATCGAGGTCGGGATGCTCCAGCACGCGCTCCGTCGAGGTTGCAGCATCAGACCGGATCGCCCTGAACTCATCGTGCGAAGCCCCCGCGTGGGGCCTCGCGCCGGTCAGCAACTCAAAGATGATCAGACCCAGCGCGTAGATATCAGAACGCGGGGTCGCCTCCTCGCCACGCAACTGCTCCGGAGCCATGTAGAGCGGCGTGCCCGCCGCCGCCGCACCGCCCGACACACGCGTGCCGAGCGCCGCCAGCCCGAAATCGCTGATGCGAGCGCTCCCTCGCCCGTCCAGCATGATGTTTGCCGGCTTCAGATCGCGATGGAGCACGCCCCGCTCGTGCGCCGCCGCGAGCCCGGCGCACACCTGACGCACGATCTGCATCGCCTTCTCGCGGGGCAACGCCCCGATCCGACGCAGCAGCGAGGAGAGGTCCTCACCATCGATGTACTCCATCGTCAGGAATGTCTCGACGCCACGCTCGCCGTGGTGCTCGCCGATGTCGTACACGCGGCAGACCGCCGGGTGCGACACCTCGCGCCCGACACGCACCTCCTGCCGGAGCCGAGCCACCCTCACCGGATCGCCCGTGACCTCGCGAGGAAGAAACTTCAGCGCCACCACCTGCCCGAGCGACAGATCCTCCGCCCGATAGACCGCGCCCATCCCGCCCGCGCCCAGGCGCGCCACGATCCGGTACCGCCCAGCGAGCATAGTCCCCGGCGGGAAACGATCCTCAAATGACGACGAGAGACCGCTCTCCCCCGACGCGTCGATCCGCTCCGTCGGGGTGCCGGGATTGACGCCGCCGACGCGATCGCTTCCACTCGCACCACCCTCGGGCACGCTCCGCGTCGGCATGTCGTCCTGTCCGTCTCGCGTCATGCACCCATGGTAACGACCTTGCACAGCCCGCATCGTGTATGGATCGTGCAGGACCTCTCCAGCACTTCCGCATACAAGCAGCACCGCACATCGCCAACAGTCTCACGCCGGTTTCCATGCCTAACGCGGATCATGCAGGAGCGGGGGTGCTCTCGCGGGCTCGGCGACGGTGCTCCAAGCCGCGCCGAATACACCAAGACCGAAGATCCGCCCTTCAAGGTGCGCAGCCATCGCCTC from Phycisphaeraceae bacterium includes the following:
- a CDS encoding serine/threonine protein kinase, which translates into the protein MTRDGQDDMPTRSVPEGGASGSDRVGGVNPGTPTERIDASGESGLSSSFEDRFPPGTMLAGRYRIVARLGAGGMGAVYRAEDLSLGQVVALKFLPREVTGDPVRVARLRQEVRVGREVSHPAVCRVYDIGEHHGERGVETFLTMEYIDGEDLSSLLRRIGALPREKAMQIVRQVCAGLAAAHERGVLHRDLKPANIMLDGRGSARISDFGLAALGTRVSGGAAAAGTPLYMAPEQLRGEEATPRSDIYALGLIIFELLTGARPHAGASHDEFRAIRSDAATSTERVLEHPDLDPIVARVVARCLDPDPARRPATALAVASALPGGDPLAAALAAGETPSPDMVAGAGGIGRMRPALAMLMLVVVLALPLAVAMFSARYSVASRQDLSTPPVVMRYKATEVIRAFGLERTWSQVASGYDTNAQLRWALERGDETISERVLRESTPPFVFFWYRATPSPWPEPASSGFYRGLVTSNQPARGIPGEVYVSLDLQGRVRRLFTVPPEIAIGPPRSQAWKDEDLLRACGLEPASMRETGPIMRSGLRADRHLAWEGVWPDRPEIAVRVEAGVADGRLVYLMSLSPWELEWFVTNEETRLAREEAGDAVATASARGVRVLGAILGQSLFTIVLALIATGAYIARRNLRSGRADTRGALRFAWFGGVSMLLARWFMAEELVPRTRFDVLDVFAWSVLVAVGSWSAYLAIEPVVRRRWPTALIAWTRLLSGRIMDPLVGRSVLMGVTLGVVGAALYRLGYLLPLGSDAAAKGTLGFSAMRPWVYVGGVAVAVSVQAMMGLLFVLVLVGIRRITRREWIVVLLMTMVLVLFDESRVYGTGSNAGMSSAGRMVVAMGASFVACLTLTLLYIRVGVLAAIAFIVTENVARQTPVLTDFGAWHAWQPLVPIGAIAIFGAWGFVAAVFGRASGDGSHHAQ